In Bradyrhizobium sp. WD16, the genomic stretch AGCCTCGAAGAAGAAGTAGGGCGAGGCCGGGCGGCCTCGGCCTTTCGGAAGCATCGCACAGGAGCAGCGTCCATGGACATCATCGCCGCCGGCACGCGACCGACCAACCGCGCCTCCAAGGACTATTTCACCGGCACCGTCTGGCAGGACCCGGTGGTGGCGGCGCCGGCGCCGGCGCGCCTCGTCGCCGCCCGCGTTGCCTTCGAGCCCGGGGCGCGCACCGCCTGGCATACCCATCCGCTCGGCCAGACCCTCTACGTGCTGTCCGGCATCGGGCTGGTGCAGACCAAGGGCGGTCCGATCCAAGAGATCCGCCCCGGCGACACGGTGTGGATTCCGCCGGGAGAGAAGCACTGGCACGGCGCCTGCCCGAAGAACGGCATGGTGCACCTCGCCATGCAGGAATCCCTCGACGGCACCCATGTCACCTGGATGGAGCATGTCACCGACGAGGAATACGGCGCGTCGGTGAGCCGCTGACCCGAGCGGCTGACAGGGCCCCGGCGTCACAAGCGCGGTGAGGCGCTTAATTTTCGTGACGGGCCGCGACCTGCGAATTGTCTCAATTCCGAGGGGTTTCGCAGCGACGCCGTTGACGGTTGGTCGGCATCATTCGCTGCGCACCCAGGGAGAGATTTGCGGCCGGACGACGCGAGATGACCCAGCAGCGCAGATTTGAACGGATCCGGCCGGCCGGTTTGATGGCGCGGACGGCGAGGATCATCACCGGTGGCCGCGATCCGGTGATCGATTGCACCGTGATCGACTACAGCGCCGGCGGCGCCTGCCTCGACCTCGACCTTAGTCTCGCCGCGCGGCTGCCGCAGCGCTTCGATCTGCACCATGGCGCCAGCCGCAAGAAATGCCGCGTCGTCTGGACCCGCGGCCGGCTGACGCTCGTTTGAAGAACTCGCTGCAATACTGATACGAGCGTCAGATCCACCGCACTAGCTAGGCGCGCTGCGGTTCGCTGCGACGGGCGTCAGCGAGCGTTCGTCGAAGGCGAGCCGCAGCACGTGATCGCGGATGTCCGCCGGCCAGCCCGCCATGTGCTGCTCCATCCGGGGACGATCGTCGGCGAACAAGGCGCGTGACGCCTCCTCGAAGCCGGCGATGTCGCCGGCCATGGCCGACATGAAGCGATAGGCTGTCTCCTGCGCGGTGCGCCGCTTCAGGCTGCCGCTGCCGGTGCGCCGGGCCTCGTCGACCAGCCGTCGCAACGCCGCCGAGGCGCCGCCGGGCTGGCCGGCCAACCAGTCCCAATGGCGGGGAAGCAGGGTCACCTCGCGAGCGACCACGCCGAGCTTCGGACGCCCCTTGCCGCGCGGCCCCTCCGGGGGGTCCGCCTCCGCCTGGGCTTTCGGATTTCGTGACGGCGTTGCTGGCCGCGCTGCGCGGCCCGACAGGCGCGTGACGACATCGGCCTTGGCGCCGCGCAGATCGAAATCGAGCACCTGTCCGGTGGCGTCGTCGAACACCAGCAGCGGCGCGCTGGCGCCGCGGTCGGTGGCCTCCTTCACCGCGAGGACGACCTCGATCAGCGGGCCTGACGACAGCCGTCGCGCCCCCTCGAAGGCGGTGCACGGCTTGGCGAGATCATCGGACACGGCGGCTCCCCGGATTTTGTCTATTTTATCGTGATAAAAATTGCTTACGTCAATATCACCCGGGTGTAATATTCGAAGGCCGATGCGCGGCTTTCCAGGGGAAATGATATGCGAGCCGAAGACCGGAAGGCGGCCGTTGCCGCCTACAAGAAGCGCAAGACCATCGCCGGCGTCTATCAGGTCCGCTGCGCTGTTTCGGGCGAAGCCTGGATCGGCCATTGCGCCGACGTCAGCACCATCCAGAACAGGATCTGGTTCACGCTGCGGCTCGGCAGCTGTCCGGACAACAGCCTGCAGCAGGCGTGGACCAGCCATGGCGCGGAGGCGTTTTCACTCGAGATCCTCGAGCGTGTCGAGGAGGACGACGCCTATATCCGCCATGCCCGCCTCAAGGAGCGGGCCGAGCATTGGCGCGATCGACACCAGGCACAGCCGATCTGAGTGCTCCGGTGCTGCGCATCGTCGGGGATGGCGAGTGATCGGCCGCCGTCCTTCCTTGTCTAGTGTCCCGTTTCCAACGTTCGTATTCCTTTGCGGCAGGCGCTTCTACGAACGTTGGAAACAAAGGGACACTAGCATCATTATAATTCTAGTGCGGTTCTGGATCTGACGCTCGTTTGGAGCTATCGCCGAAAGTTGGTGACGGCAGGAATCGGAAAGGCGGCATATCGTGGGGGTGCTTGACGCCTCCACTTCTCCACCGAAGGAGCGATATGCCGTGTCCAAAGATAACATTATCAAGCTGATTCAGCCAGGAAACGTCGACGACCAACTCACTGAAATCTTGCGCAACGGGGCGCGTGCCCTGTTGGCCCAGGCGGTCGAGGCCGAAGTCGCGGACTTTGTCGGCAAGCATGCCGATTTGAAGACCGGGGACGGCCGCCAGCGCGTGGTCCGCCACGGTCACCTGCCGGAGCGAGAGGTAATGACCGGTATAGGTCCGGTCGCCGTCCGCCAGCCGCGTGTGCGCGATCGCGAGGCGGCCGCCGCCGATCCCGATCGCATCCGGTTCTCGCCGTCGATCCTGCCGCCCTATATGCGCCGGTCGAAGTCGATCGAAACGCTGCTGCCGATCCTTTACCTGAAGGGGATTTCGACCGGCGACTTCTCCGAGGCGCTGGCGGCGCTGCTCGGCAAGGACGCGGCCGGGTTGTCGGCATCCGCCATCGGCCGTCTGAAGGACGGCTGGCTCGACGAGCACGCCGCGTGGCAGAAGCGCGATCTGTCGGCGAAACGCTACGTCTACATCTGGGCCGATGGCATCCATCTCCAGGCGCGCCTCGAAGACGAAAAGCAGTGCATCCTGGTGCTGATCGGGGCGACGCCGGAGGGCCGCAAGGAACTGGTCGGCTTCACCGATGGCGCCCGCGAGAGCGCGCAGGACTGGCGCGATCTGCTGCTCGACCTCAAGCGGCGCGGGCTCGAGGTGTCGCCGCGGCTCGTCATCGCCGATGGCGCGCTCGGGTTCTGGAAAGCCGCCGGTGAGGTCTGGCCGAAAACACGCGAGCAGCGCTGCTGGGTGCACAAGACCGCCAACGTGCTCGCCAAGCTGCCGAAGAGCCAGCAGCCGAAGGCCAAGCGCGCATTGCAGGAGATCTGGATGGCTGAAACCAGGGCCGCCGCCGAGCTGGCGTTCGACGCCTTCATCGAGAGCTATACGCCCAAATACGAGAAAGCGGCCGACTGCCTGAGCAAGGATCGGGACGCGCTACTGGCGTTCTACGACTTCCCGGCCGAACATTGGAAACACCTGCGGACGACCAATCCCATTGAAAGCACCTTCGCGACCGTGCGCCACCGCACGATCCGGTCGAAGGGTTGCCTGTCGAACAGGACCGCGCTCGCGATGGTCTTCAAATTGCTCGAAGGCGCACAAAAAAGCTGGCGTCGCCTCGATGGCCACAACCAGTTGCCAAAACTCGTTCTCGGTGTGACATTCAACGACGGGATCGAGGTCATCGCCAAGCCGACCGACCGTCAGCCCGTAACCGCCGCCGCCTAACCGGTCCGGCCGTCACCAAAATTTGGCGATAGCTCTCGTTTGAAGAATTCGCTGCAATGCTGAAACGAGCGTCAGATCCACCGCACTAGTGTCCTGTCTCCGAATTACCGCTCCATTTGCCTCATGCTCGCACGGTAATTCGGAGACGGGACACTAGGGCGCATACCCTGCGAGAGATTAATGCGCCAAATTTCTCAATCCCCTCACTGCCAGTCTGGCTATCTTTGGTGGCCAGTTGCGCAGCTTGTTTTGCTGACTGCGCTGCATGTCCTCGATAAGGACAGGAATCCCTCTCACAAGACGAGCCGCCGCTTCTGGTATTCCTGACTGGACCGTCGGGCTGTCGATCAAGCCCTGATATGCAGCCTGTCCGTCATCGTTGATCGACGTTCTAAAGCGCTCGAACTCGGCGCTGAATTGATGCGCAAGTCGGGTATGCGATGTCCTGTTCCAATTGGTCGGATGGTGCTCGTGGATAAGAATGGGACAGTCGAATTTCTTTATCGTCGCGCCAGCCTCCTGGAAGGCGTACGGAAGCCAAAAGTCCCACCACGGCTCGCCTATTCTGAATGCGTCATTTGTCTTCAGCTTCCTGATGAACGACGTATCAAAAATCATCGCATCAAAGCCGTAAGGTCGATGGGGAACAGGCGTCCCGTTGCTGTCGACGTCAATGCGTTCCGCAAGGATGATCGATGAGGCAGCGTCTCTTCTAAGAGATTCGGAATCGAGCCGGGTTATGAACTTGCAGTCAGCATTGATCACTCCGGCGAATGGAGCTCCGCTTTTCTCAATTGCTTGTAGAATAGTTGAGAGAGGCAGCTTCTTCTCGCTGCCGTTCACGGCGATCACCTGGACGCCAGCTATCTTCTGAGTCTCCTCGGCGCAATTGACGCTGACGAAGCTGAACCCAGATGATTTCCAGTTCTCAATTACAGGCCCGTAATTCGAGTGTGGCGGGATAGATGTGAAGAGCGGAAAGTCCATTCGTGGACTCGCTTGAAATTGCAATGGGAGCGGGACCCTAGTCGGGTGAAGTAAAAAAGTCCAGAATTGCAGGTCTTCAACGACCATGTATCCGATTGTCGCGCTGGCCGTCGCGACCGGCGCGCGGCGCAATGAAATCCTGGCGCCGCGTTGGACCGATCTCGATGTCGACAACAGCACCCTGCGAATTGGGAGGGCGTGGGAGCCAACGAAGAAATCTGGCTTCCGCCTCAAAATGCCTGAGATCGAACGCGGCATTCGGACAATCTCAACCGACCAAGGCACGATCGCGGTGCGGCTCGAATGGAAGGGCCGATTGCAGCGGATCGCCGCCGGCATCCCGAATGGTGTCGCCGTCGACCCATCCATGATCAAGCTGCCGCAAGATGCGTCGCTCTTCCCAGGCACATTGGCGCCGGGGACCAGCTTCGATTTTGCCAAGCCCATGACGCCGGTCAACGTCACCAAGGAATTCGCCCGGCGGCGCTGCTTGCCAAGCAGCACGGCTTTCCCCAGCGACGGTTACACGAACTGAGGGCCGTTCACACGACCGCGCTGCTCGATGCCGGCATACCGGTGCACATGGTAGCGCGGCGGGTCGGCGACGATCCGGCAGTGCTGCTGCGCTCCTATACCCGGCGCACCCGGACGAAGGCGGCCGACGACAGGATGTCCGAGGTGATCAACGCGCCGGCGGCCGGCTTCATCGGCGGTTGAAAAGCAGGTTGGCCCCCAATTGGCCCCAAGACCGCTCTTGTTCGCAGCCTGTTCTTGACGCTTTCCCTTCTAGCTGCTTGATACGGCTACAGTTGGAAGGGTGGCCGAGTGGTTTAAGGCACCGGTCTTGAAAACCGGCGTGCCCGCAAGGGTACCGTGGGTTCGAATCCCACCCCTTCCGCCAATCCTGAACAGAACTGCGAACGCCGCCTGCCGCCGATTTTGCGCCCGAAATGGCTGCGAGCGTTCTGAGCAAATCGCTCTTCGATTCCATGATGCGGACCTCGCGGTCGGCAACCTCGACCCTCTGAGCCAAGGCACGCAGACGGTCGCGGCGATAGCCGCCACCTTCGATCCGTATCCGCTTGCGGGCTTGGCTGCGAACTTGCGTAGCGCCGTTGTGGTGACGGGTTGCTGAGCTGCGCCGTCCAACGTGGCTTGGGCGCGCATGGCGTCGGCCTCGGCCAACGTCGATGCCGCGATTGGAGGCGAGATTGAGGCCGAGTCGGCGGGCTGATCGATCTGGATGCCGCGCGGCGCCTTGCGGTTGATCGCGATGCGGCTATTATTTTACGGTATCAAGCCTCAATGATGTGGACTGTTGCTGCACCTTCGGCAGTAGTCGGCTCTTCAAAAAGGTCTGCAACCGATTGGATCGAAGTTTCGGGAACCTGCTCGTCGTCCTTGCGCTGCGAGTTTCTGGCGAGCGCAACTGGCAGCGGAACCTTAATCCAAACGATCTCAACTTGGGCGTTGGCTCTTTGCGCAATTTCAATGATAGGGGCTCGGTGCCGCGCCGCAGGCAGCGCCGCATCGAAGTAAACCGCGCCAGGACGAACCGGCTGTTTTAAAATCCATGTGGATTTGCCGGCCCCCTGAAGGCCGCAGACAATCACGACCGTCCAGTTTCGGAGATCATCAGAAGCAGCGGATATGACGGTTCGCAGAGCGTCATAACTCTGCTGCCATGCAATCCGGCTTCGTTCTGGGGTCCAGACGCGACCACTCTCTGTTTGGAGGAAATGGTCCGGGTTAATCACAATGGGATGTGGAGACGAAGGCATGCATTCTCCTAACAATCCTCATCTGCGCCAAGCATGCTCACGCCATTTCCGTATGCCCGAGCAATCTCGTGATGAATGGCAGGTAAGGGCTTAAACTTACAATGATCGGTGCGACGCTGAGGTGGTCCCGGTTGTCTGAACAGATTTTCCGCGTCGATAAGTGGAGCCTCTGCCGGGGTTAGGCCACCGCACGGAGCGGAGGAAGATCGAAATGGGCTTGATCCGGTGTGCGGTCGTCAAGGCTTGGATTGGGCTCTTTTCGTCGACACAGAAGACTGGCCCCCTGTCGGGAGCTCCTGGAGCGGCTCGAGATGCCGCCCGGGGTGGGCGTGTCGGGACTGGAGTCCGATGGCGGCGACCAGTTCTTCTGCGGCGACGGGCAGCCGTCCGGAGGCCCGAGCCGGCACGGACAATTAAAGGGAGCGGGCGTGCCGGCGGCCCGGCGGAGCCGTTTCAGCCTGGTCGAGCCTCAGGCCGACGCCGCCGTGCAGCATTCGGTACCTGCCCGTCGCCGGGTTTTCGATCACCTCGACCCACTTTCCGCCCGGTCTGCCGCGAAATACGTAGCGTGTGCCGTGGGCGTTGAGGCGCGCGACCACGTAGAACGCCGATCCCTTGTGGAAGGCGTCAATGATCGTGGCGGGGTGCTGATCCTGTCGCATCACGAGGGTTGCCGGCGCGCCTGCGGAGGGTGTCACTGAAGTGTGTGTCCATGTAAAAATGCAGCCTGGAATAGTATAAACGAGCAGTTGCAGACCTTCAAACCCACCTCGAGCGAATGCCAGTCATGTTTGCTGTCGCCGTGTCGTTTCGCCCGCGAGCAACAGTGCCCGCTTTCCGAAGTTCGTGCGCGCGTCAGATCCAGAATCGCCACGGGAGCGTTTTCCCGCGAAGTGGATACCGGTTCGCGCCAAGACAACGCGTCAAAACAAAAAACTAGTGTCCTGTCTCCGAATTACCGCTCCAATTGCCTCATGCTCGCACGGTAATTCGGAGACATAAGGGCACTAGCAAAATCAAAGTGCTAGTGTGGCTTATGTCTCGCGATTGCCTACGAGAGACTGGCCGCAATGGCGGTAGGCAGTTGCGAGACGCCACACTAGAGCGTCTGCCACGGCGTCGTGATCGCGTTTCGCGGGGGCATTGCCGAGCGAGCCGACCCGGGCAGTTAAGGACAATCGGGACAATTGTCCGACGTGATCCACGCCCCCAATTCAGACACAATCGATGCGCAATTGCTGCACTGCGGTAAGCGGAGCAGGCGCAATGGCGGCGATTTCGGACGAGTTTACAACGGGCAGCGAAACTGTTGCGAGGTATGACCGCGTCCAGCGGCTGCTGCACTGGCTCATGGCCGCAATCATTCTGGCCGCCGTGGCGATCGGCCTCTACTGCTCGACGCAAGCGCCCGGAACGCCGGTGCGCCGGGCCTTGCTGGAAGTCCACAAGTCGCTGGGCATGACCGCCCTGGTGCTGGTCGTGATCCGCGTCGGCTATCGGCTCTTCGCCGGAGCGCCATCGCACGGTC encodes the following:
- a CDS encoding AAA family ATPase, whose product is MPSSPHPIVINPDHFLQTESGRVWTPERSRIAWQQSYDALRTVISAASDDLRNWTVVIVCGLQGAGKSTWILKQPVRPGAVYFDAALPAARHRAPIIEIAQRANAQVEIVWIKVPLPVALARNSQRKDDEQVPETSIQSVADLFEEPTTAEGAATVHIIEA
- a CDS encoding cupin domain-containing protein encodes the protein MDIIAAGTRPTNRASKDYFTGTVWQDPVVAAPAPARLVAARVAFEPGARTAWHTHPLGQTLYVLSGIGLVQTKGGPIQEIRPGDTVWIPPGEKHWHGACPKNGMVHLAMQESLDGTHVTWMEHVTDEEYGASVSR
- a CDS encoding GIY-YIG nuclease family protein — protein: MRAEDRKAAVAAYKKRKTIAGVYQVRCAVSGEAWIGHCADVSTIQNRIWFTLRLGSCPDNSLQQAWTSHGAEAFSLEILERVEEDDAYIRHARLKERAEHWRDRHQAQPI
- a CDS encoding DUF2239 family protein; the protein is MSDDLAKPCTAFEGARRLSSGPLIEVVLAVKEATDRGASAPLLVFDDATGQVLDFDLRGAKADVVTRLSGRAARPATPSRNPKAQAEADPPEGPRGKGRPKLGVVAREVTLLPRHWDWLAGQPGGASAALRRLVDEARRTGSGSLKRRTAQETAYRFMSAMAGDIAGFEEASRALFADDRPRMEQHMAGWPADIRDHVLRLAFDERSLTPVAANRSAPS
- a CDS encoding PilZ domain-containing protein, which encodes MTQQRRFERIRPAGLMARTARIITGGRDPVIDCTVIDYSAGGACLDLDLSLAARLPQRFDLHHGASRKKCRVVWTRGRLTLV
- a CDS encoding IS256 family transposase; protein product: MSKDNIIKLIQPGNVDDQLTEILRNGARALLAQAVEAEVADFVGKHADLKTGDGRQRVVRHGHLPEREVMTGIGPVAVRQPRVRDREAAAADPDRIRFSPSILPPYMRRSKSIETLLPILYLKGISTGDFSEALAALLGKDAAGLSASAIGRLKDGWLDEHAAWQKRDLSAKRYVYIWADGIHLQARLEDEKQCILVLIGATPEGRKELVGFTDGARESAQDWRDLLLDLKRRGLEVSPRLVIADGALGFWKAAGEVWPKTREQRCWVHKTANVLAKLPKSQQPKAKRALQEIWMAETRAAAELAFDAFIESYTPKYEKAADCLSKDRDALLAFYDFPAEHWKHLRTTNPIESTFATVRHRTIRSKGCLSNRTALAMVFKLLEGAQKSWRRLDGHNQLPKLVLGVTFNDGIEVIAKPTDRQPVTAAA